The following coding sequences lie in one Candidatus Nitrospira allomarina genomic window:
- the nuoD gene encoding NADH dehydrogenase (quinone) subunit D: protein MGPQHPSTHGVLKVILELEGERIVKSTPVLGFLHRGVEKLAEGGTYHQFIPHTDRLDYVCAMYNNFAYCRAVEKLMDITLPDRAEYLRTLVAEVQRIIGHLFWLGTQALDIGAMTVFFYTFRDREILLDWFDELCGARLTTSWYRIGGVERDFTPSLTEKVQKFLDYFPPKIEEYVVFLEKNRIWLARTRGVAVISAEDALSFGLSGPTLRGSGVDYDLRKYEPYSAYPKCEFSVPVGKNGDTYDRYWIRIEEMRESLKIIQQCLQQMEPGPILADVPSVTLPPKDRVFTNLESMIQQFKLFSQGFDAPAGEIYCGTEAHKGELGFYIVSTGGGRPYRLKIRAPSFIHMGAFDYMAKGYMIADAVTIFGTYDIVMGECDR, encoded by the coding sequence ATGGGGCCACAACACCCGAGCACCCATGGGGTGTTGAAGGTAATTTTAGAGCTTGAGGGTGAGCGGATTGTAAAATCGACCCCGGTACTTGGCTTTCTTCACCGAGGAGTTGAAAAACTGGCTGAGGGTGGAACGTATCACCAGTTTATACCCCATACCGATAGGCTGGATTATGTTTGCGCGATGTATAACAACTTCGCGTACTGTCGGGCTGTGGAAAAACTCATGGACATCACTCTTCCCGACCGGGCGGAATATCTCCGGACTCTTGTGGCTGAAGTGCAGCGTATTATCGGCCATTTGTTCTGGTTGGGCACCCAGGCCTTGGATATCGGGGCGATGACCGTGTTCTTTTATACGTTTCGTGACCGGGAGATATTGTTGGATTGGTTCGACGAACTGTGTGGTGCCAGACTGACAACAAGCTGGTATCGCATTGGAGGGGTCGAACGCGATTTCACCCCTTCGTTGACGGAAAAAGTCCAAAAATTCCTGGACTACTTTCCTCCCAAAATTGAGGAATATGTGGTATTTTTGGAAAAAAACCGCATCTGGTTGGCCCGAACACGGGGTGTGGCGGTGATCTCTGCCGAAGATGCGCTGAGTTTTGGATTGAGCGGTCCGACCTTGAGAGGATCCGGAGTTGATTACGATCTGCGGAAATATGAACCCTATAGCGCGTATCCTAAATGTGAATTTAGTGTGCCGGTGGGAAAAAATGGAGACACCTACGACCGGTACTGGATTCGGATTGAGGAAATGCGTGAAAGCCTCAAAATTATTCAACAATGCTTGCAGCAAATGGAGCCAGGGCCGATTTTGGCGGATGTGCCGAGTGTGACTTTGCCTCCGAAGGATCGGGTGTTTACGAATCTGGAGTCGATGATTCAACAATTCAAACTTTTTTCGCAGGGATTTGATGCACCAGCCGGGGAAATCTATTGCGGAACGGAAGCCCATAAAGGCGAACTGGGATTTTATATCGTCAGTACTGGTGGCGGTCGGCCTTACCGTCTGAAAATTCGTGCTCCCTCCTTTATTCATATGGGCGCATTCGATTATATGGCCAAAGGCTATATGATCGCCGATGCGGTCACCATTTTTGGCACGTACGATATTGTCATGGGGGAGTGTGATCGGTAG
- a CDS encoding molybdopterin-dependent oxidoreductase, protein MGLKPVTTPDVEAATIELTLDGEVVQAKEGVSLYDVISSTGKIVPAMCYHYTFDPFGSCGMCLVFQEGKKAPVRSCTAKAAAGMVIQTEGEDLFLARKKAVEKHLSVHPLDCPVCDADGHCELQDMAFEHGVTNLANAKQKNIPEDTRSLVLDFNMNRCIACGECINICKDVLRIDALQFMKKGGFTQVVAKGDQALDCEFCGDCLAVCPVGAITNKFSKYAYKPWQLKKTTTTCNYCGDGCQIYVETKDTEVVRVTSPLSWKNKWGDRTDTVNGHDGICVRGRFGFQFIDSDTRLKTPLVRTESGLQPSPWLDALDLAAGRLANVKAQYGAQAIAGLITARCTNEDLYVFQKFMRSVIGTNHLDSSARYGHLNFVRAMKHALGLHRMMNTSEEINKAKAVLIIGANITETNPVASLRVKSAMGLYKAQTIVVDSMQTNIAKLASHPMMVKPGTEGLFVQGLVKSVLDQDLIDEEATSAFPEALHALRQAVGLLSLEDMASRTGVGLEQIHEAARIFAEASRSIIICGEGILRHAGGYQHMLNLIDLAWITGKLGRKGCGINTYTEEANEQGAVDMGVAPEYLPGPVSFTDSQARETFARVWGNNLPDVDRGANLTEILDRCQKGEIKALYLVGENPLETLPVSYDVTSALAKLEVLICQDPFLTEIAKMAHVVFPASTFAEKDGTVTNQEGKVQFLRPALDSLGESTLDWHIMVGMANGLGSPMEYETTQDIQNEIRKVLPGYYNLGKVSHVAPAPSEYFSKAFSEEVALRYPVGMKSPTQRPFALRMIQLIYHSGKLSTRASGLMEISPNTSRLCMSTQDFNNLGLGVHDRVRVTSDQGTVEMGVEEDTSLLPGTCTVPEHFNDPPVKDLMSVQVDPVTGVPYFKLTYVSIEKA, encoded by the coding sequence ATGGGATTAAAGCCTGTCACGACGCCTGATGTTGAAGCAGCGACGATTGAACTGACCCTGGATGGTGAAGTGGTCCAGGCCAAGGAAGGGGTCTCTCTTTACGACGTCATATCCAGCACGGGCAAAATTGTGCCTGCGATGTGTTACCACTATACATTCGACCCCTTCGGATCCTGTGGGATGTGTCTTGTTTTTCAAGAAGGGAAAAAAGCGCCTGTCCGGTCTTGTACCGCGAAGGCCGCAGCCGGAATGGTCATCCAGACCGAGGGCGAAGATCTGTTTCTGGCCAGGAAAAAAGCCGTGGAGAAGCATCTGTCCGTCCATCCGCTGGATTGTCCGGTGTGTGACGCCGATGGCCACTGTGAATTGCAAGACATGGCCTTTGAACATGGCGTGACCAACTTAGCCAACGCGAAACAAAAAAACATTCCGGAAGATACGCGCAGCCTGGTTCTTGATTTCAACATGAACCGCTGCATCGCTTGCGGAGAATGCATCAATATTTGCAAAGACGTGCTACGCATCGATGCCCTGCAATTTATGAAAAAGGGCGGGTTTACCCAGGTAGTGGCGAAAGGCGATCAAGCGCTGGATTGTGAATTCTGCGGGGATTGCCTGGCGGTGTGTCCGGTTGGAGCCATCACCAATAAATTTTCAAAATATGCCTATAAACCCTGGCAGCTCAAAAAAACGACCACGACGTGCAATTATTGCGGTGACGGTTGCCAAATTTATGTGGAAACCAAAGATACGGAAGTGGTTCGGGTGACCTCCCCCCTTTCCTGGAAAAACAAATGGGGAGATCGCACAGATACGGTAAATGGGCATGACGGTATCTGTGTGCGTGGCCGCTTTGGATTTCAGTTCATTGATAGTGACACCCGTCTGAAAACTCCATTGGTTCGTACCGAATCCGGATTGCAACCTTCCCCCTGGCTTGATGCGTTAGATTTGGCTGCAGGTCGTTTAGCCAATGTCAAAGCGCAATATGGTGCGCAAGCCATCGCGGGGCTTATTACAGCCCGGTGTACCAACGAAGATCTGTATGTGTTTCAAAAATTTATGCGTTCGGTTATTGGCACCAATCATCTGGACAGCAGTGCCAGATACGGGCATCTGAATTTTGTCAGGGCCATGAAGCATGCCTTGGGCCTTCATCGCATGATGAATACCTCGGAAGAGATCAATAAAGCGAAGGCAGTCCTCATCATTGGAGCCAACATTACCGAGACCAATCCGGTTGCCAGTTTGCGAGTGAAATCGGCTATGGGGTTGTATAAGGCTCAAACCATTGTTGTGGATTCCATGCAAACTAATATCGCGAAATTGGCTTCTCATCCCATGATGGTGAAGCCAGGGACCGAGGGCCTCTTTGTTCAAGGTCTGGTGAAGTCGGTCCTGGATCAGGATTTGATTGACGAAGAAGCCACGTCGGCATTTCCCGAAGCCTTGCATGCGTTAAGGCAGGCAGTTGGGCTACTTTCTCTTGAGGACATGGCCAGCCGGACTGGGGTGGGTCTGGAGCAAATTCATGAGGCAGCCCGAATTTTTGCTGAAGCGTCCCGGTCGATCATCATTTGCGGGGAGGGTATTCTCCGGCATGCCGGTGGCTATCAGCATATGTTGAATCTTATCGACCTAGCCTGGATAACAGGAAAGCTTGGTCGAAAGGGATGCGGCATTAACACCTATACCGAGGAAGCGAACGAACAAGGGGCAGTCGATATGGGTGTCGCACCGGAATATCTGCCCGGTCCGGTTTCCTTCACTGATTCCCAAGCCCGGGAAACATTTGCTCGTGTCTGGGGCAACAACCTTCCGGACGTTGACCGCGGAGCCAATCTCACGGAAATTCTGGATCGTTGTCAAAAGGGGGAAATTAAGGCCCTTTATCTGGTTGGCGAAAATCCATTAGAAACGCTTCCCGTTTCCTATGATGTCACCAGTGCATTAGCGAAGTTAGAAGTTCTCATTTGCCAGGACCCCTTCTTAACGGAAATCGCCAAAATGGCCCACGTGGTTTTTCCAGCTTCCACCTTTGCGGAAAAAGACGGCACAGTGACCAATCAGGAAGGAAAGGTTCAATTTCTCCGTCCGGCCCTGGATTCTCTCGGCGAAAGCACCTTGGATTGGCACATCATGGTCGGCATGGCAAACGGGTTAGGCTCGCCCATGGAATACGAAACGACCCAGGATATTCAAAATGAAATCCGAAAGGTCCTTCCGGGTTATTATAATCTGGGGAAGGTCTCTCATGTGGCTCCTGCCCCTTCGGAGTATTTCTCAAAGGCTTTTTCCGAGGAAGTGGCGTTGCGGTATCCCGTAGGGATGAAGAGTCCTACTCAACGGCCTTTTGCCTTACGCATGATTCAATTAATTTATCATTCAGGGAAACTTTCCACCCGGGCTTCCGGCCTGATGGAAATTTCACCCAATACGTCCCGTCTTTGCATGAGCACCCAGGACTTCAACAATCTTGGGCTCGGAGTTCATGACCGGGTGCGGGTCACTTCAGATCAGGGCACAGTGGAGATGGGAGTAGAAGAGGATACGTCGTTATTGCCAGGGACCTGTACAGTTCCTGAACATTTCAATGATCCACCCGTAAAAGACCTGATGTCGGTTCAGGTCGATCCTGTCACAGGGGTTCCTTATTTCAAGTTAACCTATGTTTCTATTGAAAAGGCCTGA
- the nuoI gene encoding NADH-quinone oxidoreductase subunit NuoI, whose translation MNNSPTTKKFFDAVLFREIWDAMKVTLKHLLHRPITFQYPREKRTIPDAHRGALCLLRYEDGTERCVGCDLCEAACPSRCIKVISEEDKTLPLQRYASEFYIDITKCVFCGYCVEACPVNALAMTKVYEFSTHDKRTLLFDKARLYQIGERHIDDAKKYLYAHNQEKEGEEGRAYRYHFPVSIKSTQEP comes from the coding sequence ATGAATAATTCTCCAACGACAAAAAAGTTTTTTGACGCCGTGCTCTTCCGAGAAATCTGGGATGCGATGAAGGTAACGCTTAAGCATTTGCTGCATCGCCCCATTACGTTTCAATACCCACGGGAGAAACGAACGATTCCTGATGCCCATCGTGGCGCACTTTGCCTGTTACGGTATGAAGATGGGACCGAACGCTGTGTGGGCTGTGATTTGTGTGAAGCGGCTTGCCCTTCACGCTGCATTAAGGTTATCAGCGAAGAAGACAAAACTCTCCCGCTCCAACGGTATGCCTCCGAATTTTACATCGACATTACGAAGTGCGTGTTTTGTGGATACTGCGTCGAAGCCTGTCCGGTAAATGCCCTGGCGATGACGAAGGTCTATGAATTTTCGACTCATGATAAGCGGACCCTCCTCTTTGACAAGGCGCGGCTCTACCAGATTGGAGAGCGTCATATAGATGATGCCAAAAAGTATCTCTATGCTCATAACCAAGAGAAGGAAGGGGAGGAAGGCCGCGCCTACCGCTACCATTTTCCTGTTTCAATAAAAAGCACCCAGGAACCGTAG
- a CDS encoding NADH-quinone oxidoreductase subunit J family protein has protein sequence MMWLLFGYFATVSVVAGVLTVALRNAVHCALALLTLLLHVAGLFVLLNAEFLFAVQIIVYAGAILILYLFVLMLMNLKTEEQHLHKKYAFLVFAGTAIFGELLILLIQSPYGGVIGAATPDLILQTGPSHAIGITMFSDYLLLFEVIGIFLLGAVIGAIVLAKTPAKTDPQEEPGISSMP, from the coding sequence ATGATGTGGCTTCTTTTCGGATATTTTGCCACGGTGAGTGTCGTGGCAGGGGTTTTGACTGTGGCATTGCGAAATGCCGTGCACTGTGCCTTGGCCTTGCTGACGCTCCTGCTCCATGTGGCCGGTTTGTTTGTCCTGCTGAATGCGGAATTCCTTTTCGCGGTGCAAATCATCGTGTATGCCGGAGCCATTCTTATTTTGTATCTTTTTGTGTTGATGTTGATGAATTTGAAAACAGAGGAGCAGCATCTCCATAAAAAGTATGCCTTTTTAGTATTTGCCGGAACCGCAATATTTGGAGAACTTCTGATTCTCCTCATTCAGTCCCCTTATGGCGGTGTGATTGGAGCGGCCACGCCTGACCTCATCCTGCAAACGGGACCCAGCCATGCTATTGGGATCACGATGTTTAGCGATTATTTATTGCTCTTTGAAGTGATTGGGATTTTCCTGTTAGGGGCTGTAATTGGTGCCATCGTTCTTGCTAAAACACCAGCCAAGACTGACCCACAAGAAGAGCCAGGCATTTCTTCCATGCCCTAA
- the nuoK gene encoding NADH-quinone oxidoreductase subunit NuoK, which produces MIPLSAYVALSAILFMTGLVGVLIRRNFIVVLMSVEIMLNAANINLVAFSHYLHSMSGQMAALFIIAVAAAEAAVGLAIIIVVFRGKMATNVDQINILKW; this is translated from the coding sequence ATGATTCCTCTTTCAGCCTATGTGGCCCTTAGCGCTATTTTGTTTATGACCGGACTCGTCGGGGTCTTGATCCGCCGGAATTTTATTGTCGTCCTGATGTCCGTGGAGATTATGTTGAATGCGGCCAATATCAATCTGGTGGCTTTTTCTCATTACCTTCATTCCATGTCCGGGCAAATGGCGGCACTCTTTATCATTGCGGTGGCCGCAGCGGAAGCCGCTGTCGGATTAGCGATAATCATTGTGGTGTTTCGCGGGAAAATGGCCACGAACGTCGATCAAATTAATATTTTAAAGTGGTAA
- the nuoL gene encoding NADH-quinone oxidoreductase subunit L produces the protein MFDLLVLLIPLFPLLAVLVNGLLGSRYSHDMAGRLAFGSVGLSFLCVLGVFVSILGDPTPREVIAYSWIFGGDLSINLAFLIDPLSVIMLLVVTGVGFLIHVYSVGYMHGEEGFTRFFTYMNLFMVSMLLLVMGNNYVVLFIGWEGVGLCSYLLIGYYYEKISAGKAATKAFVVNRIGDAGFLLAIFLIFSHFGTLDYTAVMAQASTLSTEMATAISLCLLVGAIGKSAQLPLYTWLPDAMEGPTPVSALIHAATMVTAGVYMVVRNHVIFDMAPMALATVGIVGGVTALFAATIGLVQNDIKRVLAYSTVSQLGYMFLACGVGAYTAAIFHLMTHAFFKALLFLSAGSVIHALGGEQDIRKMGGLHDKIPTTYRVFLIGTLAIAGIPPLAGFWSKDEIMAHAFVHGYYHLYLLAAVGAFLTSFYMFRLTYLTFYGSSRVDPHVAHHIHESPSVMTVPLVILAGLALFGGFLGVPPEHGWFHGFLHDVATPLGAEAHEVGWGMLLGLMSVAIAIALGGWGLAHYMYAMRPQMADEWAAKSPRAYTTILNKYYVDEIYDFLIVEFFKKVGMLLDWFDRQILDRFVIGIGKGTDISAAAITWTEKHVIYAGLNVVGYSNHLLSWSWRKIQSGMVHHYAAIIVIGLALLIHLALVWFIGSSAAGMSIR, from the coding sequence GTGTTCGATCTGCTCGTTCTTCTGATTCCTCTTTTTCCTCTGCTGGCCGTGTTGGTCAACGGGCTGTTGGGCTCTCGCTATTCCCACGATATGGCAGGGCGCCTGGCTTTTGGCTCCGTCGGATTGTCATTTCTATGTGTGCTCGGTGTGTTCGTTTCGATTCTCGGAGATCCTACACCGCGTGAAGTCATCGCCTACTCCTGGATTTTCGGCGGCGATCTCTCCATAAATCTTGCCTTCCTCATCGACCCGCTGAGTGTCATCATGCTGTTAGTGGTGACCGGTGTGGGGTTCCTCATCCATGTCTATTCCGTAGGCTATATGCATGGTGAAGAAGGGTTTACCCGCTTCTTCACCTATATGAACCTTTTTATGGTTTCCATGCTGCTGCTCGTCATGGGAAACAATTATGTCGTGTTGTTCATTGGGTGGGAGGGCGTGGGTCTCTGTTCCTACCTGTTGATCGGGTACTACTATGAAAAAATCTCGGCGGGGAAGGCGGCGACCAAAGCTTTTGTCGTGAACCGGATTGGCGACGCCGGATTTTTGTTGGCGATATTCCTGATCTTTTCCCATTTCGGCACACTCGATTACACGGCCGTGATGGCCCAAGCCTCGACCCTTTCAACTGAAATGGCCACCGCCATCTCGCTCTGTTTGTTAGTTGGCGCGATCGGCAAGTCGGCGCAATTACCCCTGTACACCTGGTTGCCCGATGCGATGGAAGGCCCAACTCCGGTGAGTGCGCTTATCCATGCGGCCACCATGGTCACCGCAGGGGTCTATATGGTGGTGAGAAACCATGTGATATTTGATATGGCGCCGATGGCTTTGGCTACCGTGGGCATTGTTGGAGGCGTCACGGCACTGTTTGCCGCCACAATTGGACTCGTTCAAAACGATATTAAACGAGTGTTGGCCTATTCAACCGTCAGCCAGTTGGGCTATATGTTCCTGGCCTGTGGGGTTGGCGCCTATACTGCCGCCATCTTTCACCTGATGACCCATGCATTTTTCAAAGCTCTTCTATTTTTGTCGGCCGGTTCCGTCATTCATGCATTGGGTGGGGAGCAAGATATCCGGAAGATGGGCGGACTCCATGACAAGATCCCGACGACCTATCGGGTGTTTCTGATCGGAACTCTGGCCATTGCGGGTATACCTCCCTTGGCAGGCTTTTGGAGTAAAGATGAAATTATGGCCCATGCCTTCGTCCATGGCTATTATCACTTGTATCTTCTAGCCGCTGTTGGAGCGTTCTTGACCAGTTTTTATATGTTCAGGCTCACGTATCTTACGTTCTATGGATCATCTCGAGTCGATCCGCATGTGGCCCACCATATTCATGAATCACCTTCGGTGATGACCGTTCCGCTCGTGATTTTGGCGGGGTTGGCCCTTTTCGGAGGATTCCTTGGCGTACCCCCTGAGCATGGCTGGTTTCATGGATTTTTACATGATGTGGCGACTCCATTGGGTGCTGAGGCCCATGAAGTGGGATGGGGAATGTTGTTGGGTCTCATGAGTGTGGCCATAGCTATCGCTTTGGGTGGATGGGGGTTAGCGCATTATATGTATGCCATGCGTCCTCAGATGGCCGACGAATGGGCTGCAAAATCTCCGCGGGCCTACACCACGATTCTGAATAAATATTACGTCGATGAGATCTATGACTTCTTGATTGTGGAATTCTTTAAGAAGGTTGGGATGTTATTGGACTGGTTTGATCGCCAGATTCTGGACCGCTTTGTTATAGGAATTGGCAAAGGAACCGATATCAGCGCAGCAGCCATTACCTGGACTGAAAAGCACGTGATCTACGCAGGATTGAATGTGGTGGGTTATTCCAATCATCTTCTCTCGTGGTCGTGGCGAAAAATACAAAGTGGCATGGTCCATCATTATGCCGCCATTATTGTTATTGGGCTGGCGCTGCTCATTCATCTGGCCCTGGTTTGGTTTATTGGATCTTCCGCCGCCGGCATGTCCATTCGGTAA
- a CDS encoding complex I subunit 4 family protein translates to MQEELQFGFPILTFLTFFPFLGAMVIWALKDQDLIRKSVLGIASLEMVVASLMLWRFVPETAAMQFAERHEWIPFLGISYHLAVDGISVLFVGLNAFLILLLVLYAWDTVHARPKAFYMCLLGMEATMMGIFVSIDLILFFVFWELMLIPSYFLIKLWGPGEQRQYAALKYVLYTLLGSVFMLVGFCLLSLNYFEAKQVYSFDLLDLLAVQIPLSQQLLIFWLVFLGLAFKAPIFPFHSWLPDALVQGPIPMSVMLAGIKLGTYGFLRFSFPLLPDASQHATVVAILMTLGLTAIVYGAIVAIIQPDFRRLLVFSSISHLGFVVVGMFALNFQGIQGSLITMINLGFSTAGLFFLAGFIYERLGHNDVRRYSGLAKKMPLLATFMLIIGMASIGLPGTNGFIGEFLILLGVFQVWWLYGAIAVTGIIFAAAYFLWFYERSIFGPLKDSVPAAIKDLNSREWAIGVALSVMIFWIGIYPSPFLRMVNGSVQEVVDRLHPGMATAQQHDDFLLSTEVIRN, encoded by the coding sequence ATGCAAGAAGAATTACAATTTGGGTTCCCCATTCTGACCTTTCTGACGTTCTTTCCGTTTCTCGGGGCGATGGTTATTTGGGCTTTGAAGGATCAAGACCTGATCCGGAAAAGTGTGCTGGGGATTGCGAGCCTGGAAATGGTCGTGGCGTCGCTGATGTTATGGCGATTCGTCCCGGAGACAGCGGCCATGCAGTTCGCTGAACGTCATGAATGGATTCCTTTCCTAGGGATTAGTTATCACCTGGCGGTGGACGGAATCAGTGTTCTGTTCGTGGGCCTGAACGCTTTCCTCATCCTGCTTCTGGTTCTCTACGCTTGGGATACGGTTCATGCTCGTCCAAAAGCGTTTTATATGTGCCTGCTGGGCATGGAAGCGACGATGATGGGGATTTTCGTCTCTATTGATTTGATTCTCTTTTTTGTCTTTTGGGAACTCATGCTCATACCCAGTTATTTCCTGATTAAACTCTGGGGCCCTGGAGAACAACGCCAATATGCCGCGTTGAAGTACGTCCTCTATACTCTCCTGGGGAGTGTGTTCATGCTTGTGGGCTTTTGCCTTCTGAGCTTGAACTATTTTGAAGCGAAGCAGGTGTATAGCTTTGACTTACTCGATTTGCTTGCTGTTCAGATTCCTCTTAGTCAGCAACTGCTGATTTTTTGGTTGGTATTTTTGGGGCTGGCCTTTAAAGCGCCCATATTTCCATTTCATTCCTGGTTGCCCGATGCCTTGGTTCAAGGGCCGATCCCGATGTCTGTCATGCTGGCGGGGATTAAATTGGGTACCTATGGTTTCCTTCGTTTTTCATTCCCTTTGCTCCCCGACGCCTCTCAGCACGCCACGGTGGTCGCCATTCTCATGACCCTGGGTCTGACCGCTATTGTGTATGGAGCGATTGTCGCAATCATCCAGCCTGACTTCCGGCGTTTGCTCGTGTTTAGCAGTATTAGCCATTTGGGTTTTGTGGTCGTGGGCATGTTTGCGCTGAATTTTCAAGGAATACAAGGCAGCCTGATCACCATGATTAATTTGGGATTCAGTACCGCGGGATTATTCTTCCTGGCCGGGTTCATTTATGAACGTCTGGGCCATAATGACGTACGACGATACAGTGGGTTGGCAAAGAAAATGCCGCTTCTTGCCACGTTCATGCTAATCATTGGGATGGCCTCCATTGGTTTGCCGGGAACCAACGGTTTTATAGGGGAATTCCTCATTTTATTGGGCGTATTTCAAGTCTGGTGGCTCTATGGAGCAATCGCGGTCACCGGGATCATTTTTGCTGCAGCATACTTTTTGTGGTTTTATGAGCGGTCCATCTTTGGACCATTAAAAGACAGTGTGCCGGCAGCCATTAAGGATTTAAATAGTCGTGAATGGGCAATCGGGGTGGCATTGTCGGTCATGATTTTTTGGATCGGCATTTATCCTTCCCCGTTCTTGCGGATGGTTAATGGATCCGTGCAGGAGGTCGTAGATCGGTTGCACCCAGGAATGGCGACAGCTCAACAGCATGATGACTTCCTGCTTTCCACTGAGGTCATCAGGAATTAA